One window of the Sparus aurata chromosome 17, fSpaAur1.1, whole genome shotgun sequence genome contains the following:
- the LOC115566696 gene encoding sialic acid-binding Ig-like lectin 15 isoform X1, translating into MDVRLVCSTLSLLLPVIGVALGSGDDGWSTTVQPEVRAIEGYPVVLPCTFSHPQHSQHTSLQVVWRLGHGQGATVLYRCSSRVGAPTCEPGPQQDQRYRLEGNPREHDLSLRINSATLQDNGRYYCRVEVQGREHVSFEDKMGTRLRVEAPPKILALSVEGSEQSGYRAMCRVQGSPLPDVQWLGPDDLLEGSPDGPVAQGSAAQYHTVSQLRDVEPGHQYTCSASNPLGKEESTLYVLTPQLPLSVTAASPPLLLLLSVSLGAKVVLLVGVGVWVVQGGGLQGVGCWWK; encoded by the exons ATGGACGTCCGCCTGGTCTGCAGCACTTTGAGTCTGTTGTTACCTGTTATAGGAg TAGCTCTTGGTTCTGGAGATGACGGCTGGTCCACGACGGTGCAGCCGGAGGTTCGAGCCATCGAGGGCTACCCAGTGGTGCTGCCCTGCACCTTCAGCCACCCGCAGCACTCCCAGCATACCTCCCTGCAGGTGGTGTGGCGTCTGGGCCACGGCCAGGGAGCCACCGTCCTGTACCGCTGCTCCAGCCGAGTCGGAGCCCCCACCTGCGAGCCGGGGCCCCAACAGGACCAGCGCTACCGGCTGGAGGGCAACCCGAGGGAGCACGACCTGTCACTGCGCATCAACAGCGCCACCCTGCAAGACAACGGACGCTACTACTGCCGGGTGGAGGTTCAGGGGCGAGAACACGTCAGCTTCGAGGACAAGATGGGAACCAGACTGAGAGTGGAGG ctcctccaaaGATTCTGGCTCTGTCGGTGGAGGGCAGCGAGCAGTCCGGGTACAGAGCCATGTGTCGGGTCCAGGGCTCCCCGCTGCCGGACGTGCAGTGGCTCGGCCCGGACGACCTGCTGGAGGGTTCTCCTGATGGTCCCGTGGCTCAGGGCTCGGCGGCCCAATACCACACCGTCAGCCAGCTGAGAGACGTGGAGCCGGGTCATCAGTACACCTGCAGCGCCTCCAACCCGCTGGGCAAAGAGGAGTCCACGCTGTACGTCCTGACCCCCCAGCTGCCGCTGTCGGTGACGGCGGCCtcgcctcctctcctgctcctcctgtctgtgtctctgggtGCAAAGGTGGTCCTGctggtgggggtgggggtgtggGTGGTGCAGGGTGGAGGTCTGCAGGGAGTCGGCTGCTGGTGGAAGTAA
- the LOC115566696 gene encoding sialic acid-binding Ig-like lectin 15 isoform X2, whose translation MDVRLVCSTLSLLLPVIGALGSGDDGWSTTVQPEVRAIEGYPVVLPCTFSHPQHSQHTSLQVVWRLGHGQGATVLYRCSSRVGAPTCEPGPQQDQRYRLEGNPREHDLSLRINSATLQDNGRYYCRVEVQGREHVSFEDKMGTRLRVEAPPKILALSVEGSEQSGYRAMCRVQGSPLPDVQWLGPDDLLEGSPDGPVAQGSAAQYHTVSQLRDVEPGHQYTCSASNPLGKEESTLYVLTPQLPLSVTAASPPLLLLLSVSLGAKVVLLVGVGVWVVQGGGLQGVGCWWK comes from the exons ATGGACGTCCGCCTGGTCTGCAGCACTTTGAGTCTGTTGTTACCTGTTATAGGAg CTCTTGGTTCTGGAGATGACGGCTGGTCCACGACGGTGCAGCCGGAGGTTCGAGCCATCGAGGGCTACCCAGTGGTGCTGCCCTGCACCTTCAGCCACCCGCAGCACTCCCAGCATACCTCCCTGCAGGTGGTGTGGCGTCTGGGCCACGGCCAGGGAGCCACCGTCCTGTACCGCTGCTCCAGCCGAGTCGGAGCCCCCACCTGCGAGCCGGGGCCCCAACAGGACCAGCGCTACCGGCTGGAGGGCAACCCGAGGGAGCACGACCTGTCACTGCGCATCAACAGCGCCACCCTGCAAGACAACGGACGCTACTACTGCCGGGTGGAGGTTCAGGGGCGAGAACACGTCAGCTTCGAGGACAAGATGGGAACCAGACTGAGAGTGGAGG ctcctccaaaGATTCTGGCTCTGTCGGTGGAGGGCAGCGAGCAGTCCGGGTACAGAGCCATGTGTCGGGTCCAGGGCTCCCCGCTGCCGGACGTGCAGTGGCTCGGCCCGGACGACCTGCTGGAGGGTTCTCCTGATGGTCCCGTGGCTCAGGGCTCGGCGGCCCAATACCACACCGTCAGCCAGCTGAGAGACGTGGAGCCGGGTCATCAGTACACCTGCAGCGCCTCCAACCCGCTGGGCAAAGAGGAGTCCACGCTGTACGTCCTGACCCCCCAGCTGCCGCTGTCGGTGACGGCGGCCtcgcctcctctcctgctcctcctgtctgtgtctctgggtGCAAAGGTGGTCCTGctggtgggggtgggggtgtggGTGGTGCAGGGTGGAGGTCTGCAGGGAGTCGGCTGCTGGTGGAAGTAA